A stretch of Lactuca sativa cultivar Salinas chromosome 6, Lsat_Salinas_v11, whole genome shotgun sequence DNA encodes these proteins:
- the LOC111914070 gene encoding transmembrane 9 superfamily member 11: MGFSIIFKLIILVLISCWVLEIVDGYYLPGSFPNRYYVGDQLSVKVNSLTSIDTEIPYGYYTLPFCKPSEGIKDSAENLGELLMGDRIENSPYRFNMFKNESEIFLCKTNPLSSNEFKMLKKRIDEMYQVNLNLDNLPAIRYMEKDGFFLRWNGFPVGARVQDSYYAFNHLKFTIFVHRYEHNNVAGVIGTTDGDELITPANETTTNEGYVVVGFEVVPCSVNHDEKLLKNIKPYSKYPSQIKCDPLSVGMNVKEGKPVIYTYDVSFVMSDIKWVSRWDTYLKMEGAKVHWFSILNSLMVITFLAGIVLVIFLRTIRRDLAHYEELDKEAQAHMNEELSGWKLVVSDVFRSPNNPEFLCIMVADGCRILAMAIALIFFAALGFMSPASRGTLINGMLVFYVLLGFLAGYIAVWLWRTLSIGERQGWFSVSLRVACYFPGLSFLILTLINSLLWGSDSTGAIPFTTFLVLILLWFGISVPLTLIGGFVATKAPYLEYPVRTNQIPREVPAQRFPSWILVLGAGTLPFGTLFIELFFIMSSIWLGRVYYVFGFLFVVLILLVMVCAEVSLVVTYMHLCVEDWRWWWKSFFASGTVAFYIFLYSINYLVFDLKSLSGPVSAMLYLGYSLFMVIAVMLATGAVGFLTSFFFVHRLFSSVKID, translated from the exons ATGGGGTTTTCTATCATATTCAAGCTTATTATTTTGGTTTTGATTTCATGTTGGGTTCTTGAAATCGTTGATGGTTATTATCTTCCTGGCAGTTTCCCCAATAGATACTACGTGGGTGATCAATTATCCGTCAAAGTTAACTCCTTAACCTCCATAGATAcagaaataccatatgggtattacACTTTGCCTTTCTGTAAACCTTCTGAAGGCATTAAAGATAGTGCTGAAAACCTAGGTGAACTTCTAATGGGAGATCGAATCGAAAACTCCCCATATCGGTTTAACATGTTCAAAAACGAATCCGAAATCTTTTTATGCAAAACAAATCCATTATCAAGCAACGAATTCAAGATGTTGAAAAAACGAATAGATGAAATGTATCAAGTCAACCTAAATCTCGATAACCTTCCCGCCATTCGATACATGGAAAAAGATGGATTCTTTCTTAGATGGAACGGTTTTCCAGTTGGCGCTAGAGTTCAAGATTCTTACTATGCATTTAATCATTTAAAGTTTACAATATTTGTTCATAGATATGAACACAATAATGTTGCCGGTGTGATCGGTACCACTGATGGGGATGAGCTGATCACACCGGCAAATGAAACCACCACCAACGAAGGTTACGTGGTGGTAGGTTTCGAAGTTGTCCCATGCAGTGTGAACCATGATGAAAAATTACTAAAGAACATTAAACCTTATAGTAAATACCCGTCACAGATAAAATGTGATCCGCTTTCCGTGGGAATGAATGTGAAGGAGGGTAAACCCGTAATTTACACGTATGATGTTTCGTTTGTGATGAGTGATATAAAGTGGGTTTCGAGATGGGATACTTATTTAAAAATGGAAGGTGCAAAAGTTCATTGGTTTTCGATTTTGAACTCGTTAATGGTGATAACATTTCTTGCGGGTATTGTTCTTGTAATTTTTTTGAGGACGATTCGAAGAGATTTAGCACATTATGAGGAGTTGGATAAAGAAGCTCAGGCTCATATGAATGAGGAGTTGTCGGGGTGGAAACTTGTTGTTTCTGATGTTTTTCGGTCCCCTAACAACCCTGAGTTTCTTTGTATTATGGTGGCGGATGGATGTCGGATTCTCGCAATGGCGATTGCTTTGATCTTTTTTGCGGCTCTTGGGTTTATGTCTCCAGCTTCACGTGGAACCCTAATCAACG GAATGCTCGTGTTCTATGTGTTATTAGGCTTTTTAGCCGGTTACATAGCAGTTTGGCTATGGCGAACACTCTCGATTGGTGAACGCCAAGGATGGTTTTCCGTTTCATTGCGTGTCGCATGTTATTTCCCTGGTCTCTCATTCCTAATCCTAACCCTAATTAACTCACTCTTGTGGGGAAGTGATAGCACCGGTGCGATCCCATTCACAACTTTTCTTGTTCTAATCTTACTTTGGTTCGGGATCTCAGTTCCCTTAACTTTAATCGGTGGGTTCGTGGCCACAAAAGCCCCATATCTGGAGTACCCTGTTCGAACCAATCAGATCCCACGGGAGGTCCCGGCCCAGAGGTTCCCATCTTGGATTTTGGTACTTGGGGCCGGGACCCTTCCTTTTGGGACCCTTTTTATCGAGCTTTTTTTCATCATGTCTAGCATTTGGCTTGGGAGGGTTTATTATGTTTTTGGTTTTCTTTTTGTGGTTTTGATATTATTAGTGATGGTTTGTGCGGAGGTGTCGCTAGTGGTTACATACATGCATCTTTGTGTGGAGgattggaggtggtggtggaagtCGTTTTTTGCATCGGGAACGGTGGcgttttatatatttttgtattCGATTAATTACCTTGTGTTTGATTTGAAGAGTTTGAGTGGGCCTGTGTCGGCGATGCTTTATTTGGGATATTCTTTGTTTATGGTGATTGCAGTGATGCTTGCGACAGGTGCGGTTGGGTTCTTAACGTCATTTTTCTTTGTTCATCGGCTTTTTTCTTCTGTTAAGATAGATTAA
- the LOC111914126 gene encoding uncharacterized protein LOC111914126, with protein sequence MGGVAVLHPQDCLNDNIFSTPVKSRRAPKPSPNFSNSSPNITRSEGRKRSPPTGVRRNKTATALVVDPPQTAVAKNLVMGQVKILKRGEPLDESSTVLKEMDDRKVSNGTATTTPTKEVVVDRKASKDPTASRRVLPTKKKSEKEKRSFSIPNPRTDIKIDDFALSSTNRLGPDPEMVPKQMKKNIAEFFFAGSAFVDSPPPSSLPLPGFFTKNFVTAAVKEDPSTDLRRILGLNLS encoded by the coding sequence ATGGGTGGTGTTGCTGTTCTCCATCCTCAAGATTGTCTAAACGATAATATATTCTCTACGCCGGTGAAATCTCGCCGAGCACCGAaacctagccctaatttttcgaATTCTAGCCCTAATATCACCAGATCTGAAGGACGGAAACGAAGTCCACCAACTGGCGTACGAAGAAACAAAACGGCAACGGCGTTGGTTGTTGATCCGCCACAGACGGCGGTCGCCAAGAATCTTGTCATGGGACAGGTGAAAATTTTGAAACGAGGTGAACCTTTGGATGAATCATCGACGGTTTTGAAGGAGATGGATGATCGCAAGGTTTCAAACGGTACGGCGACGACGACACCGACAAAAGAAGTCGTCGTTGATCGAAAGGCTTCCAAAGATCCCACCGCGTCCCGGAGAGTTTTACCAACGAAGAAGAAATCCGAGAAGGAGAAAAGAAGTTTCtcgattccaaaccctagaaccgACATTAAAATTGACGATTTTGCCCTTTCGTCAACAAACCGCTTAGGACCCGACCCGGAAATGGTACCAAAACAGATGAAGAAAAACATCGCTGAGTTTTTCTTCGCAGGTTCCGCTTTCGTTGATTCACCACCACCAAGCTCCCTCCCTTTGCCTGGCTTCTTTACAAAGAATTTTGTCACCGCAGCCGTGAAGGAAGATCCCAGCACCGATCTCCGGCGGATTCTCGGTTTAAACCTTTCATAG